A single region of the Rathayibacter rathayi genome encodes:
- a CDS encoding alcohol dehydrogenase catalytic domain-containing protein, translated as MRAISYSSFDALPEIIEVPDPVCPVEGAVVRVAATGVCRSDWHAWKGHDDSVVLPQIPGHEFAGTVSEVGSAVTRVAVGDRVTAAFVFACGECEQCREGATQVCLRQEQPGFTLDGSYAEALVVPNADLNLVRLPDAVGFIEAAGLGCRFGTAYHALHVRGRVAPGEWVAVFGCGGVGLSAVIVALAAGARVVASDVSVAALEAARALGAVVVAGGSGAVDAVRAATGGGAHLAIDAVGSRVTAEASIAVLRPRGRHVQVGLLLGPEAAPAIPLGRVIALELELLGSHGIARGGYTALLDDIVAGRLRPADSVGRTIAFEDLPAALAAMDASATTPGMTVAVLTP; from the coding sequence ATGCGCGCCATCAGTTACTCCTCCTTCGATGCCCTCCCCGAGATCATCGAGGTCCCTGATCCGGTCTGTCCCGTCGAGGGGGCCGTGGTCCGGGTCGCCGCGACCGGGGTCTGCCGGAGCGATTGGCACGCGTGGAAGGGGCACGACGACTCCGTCGTGCTGCCGCAGATCCCCGGCCACGAGTTCGCGGGGACGGTGTCGGAGGTCGGGTCCGCCGTCACCCGTGTCGCGGTCGGCGACCGGGTCACCGCTGCGTTCGTGTTCGCCTGCGGTGAGTGCGAGCAGTGCCGCGAGGGCGCGACGCAGGTGTGCCTCCGCCAGGAGCAGCCGGGCTTCACTCTCGATGGGTCGTACGCTGAGGCGCTGGTCGTGCCAAACGCGGACCTCAACCTGGTGCGTCTGCCGGACGCCGTCGGCTTCATCGAAGCGGCCGGGCTCGGCTGCCGTTTTGGGACTGCCTACCACGCGCTGCATGTGCGCGGGCGGGTCGCGCCGGGGGAGTGGGTGGCGGTGTTCGGCTGCGGCGGGGTGGGGCTGTCCGCGGTGATCGTCGCGCTGGCGGCCGGGGCCCGGGTGGTGGCGTCGGACGTTTCGGTGGCGGCGCTCGAGGCCGCTCGAGCGCTCGGTGCGGTCGTCGTCGCGGGCGGTTCAGGAGCTGTCGACGCGGTCCGGGCGGCGACGGGAGGAGGGGCGCATCTCGCGATCGACGCCGTGGGTAGCAGGGTCACGGCGGAGGCGTCGATCGCCGTGCTGCGTCCGCGTGGCCGGCATGTGCAGGTCGGTCTGCTGCTCGGGCCCGAGGCGGCGCCGGCGATTCCGCTCGGCCGCGTCATCGCCCTGGAACTCGAGCTGCTCGGCAGCCACGGAATCGCCCGCGGCGGCTATACCGCCCTCCTCGACGACATCGTCGCCGGCCGCCTGCGCCCCGCCGACTCCGTCGGCCGCACGATCGCCTTCGAGGATCTGCCCGCCGCCCTCGCCGCGATGGATGCTTCCGCCACCACCCCCGGCATGACGGTCGCTGTCCTCACCCCCTGA